In Streptomyces sp. SLBN-118, the following are encoded in one genomic region:
- a CDS encoding YafY family protein has protein sequence MRASRLVTLLLLLQNRGRMTAQQLAEELEVSVRTVYRDVEALGAAGIPLYGHAGHAGGYRLIDGYRTRLTGLAADEAQAAFLAALPGADAELGLGEALATAQLKLRAALPAELREHAGRIQERFLLDAPGWYGDADRTPHLAAVAAAVWARRAVVLRYRRWRAPEEIERRVEPYGLVLKAGRWYLVAGGPSGTRTYRVDQIGELRSLEEEFAVPDGFGLAAHWNSYLADFRVRLHTGEALVRLTPEGARRLGVTPKGHGWTQTRVPIESIDHAHGEFLRLGTDVEVIEPAELRDRIAETVRTLATRYEG, from the coding sequence ATGCGCGCGAGCCGACTGGTCACCCTGCTGCTGCTGCTCCAGAACCGGGGCCGGATGACAGCCCAGCAGCTGGCCGAGGAACTGGAGGTCTCCGTCCGTACGGTCTACCGGGACGTCGAGGCGCTCGGCGCCGCCGGTATCCCGCTGTACGGCCACGCGGGACACGCGGGCGGCTACCGGCTGATCGACGGCTACCGGACCCGCCTCACCGGGCTGGCCGCCGATGAGGCGCAGGCCGCGTTCCTCGCCGCGCTCCCCGGCGCCGACGCCGAGCTCGGCCTCGGCGAGGCGCTCGCCACCGCCCAACTCAAGCTGCGGGCCGCCCTTCCGGCGGAGCTGCGTGAGCACGCCGGGCGGATCCAGGAACGCTTCCTGCTCGACGCCCCCGGCTGGTACGGCGACGCCGACCGTACGCCTCACCTGGCCGCGGTGGCCGCCGCGGTGTGGGCGCGGCGGGCGGTGGTCCTGCGGTACCGGCGCTGGCGGGCGCCGGAGGAGATCGAGCGGCGGGTGGAGCCGTACGGCCTCGTACTCAAGGCCGGCCGCTGGTACCTGGTCGCCGGCGGGCCGTCCGGGACCCGCACCTACCGGGTCGACCAGATCGGCGAACTCCGGTCTCTGGAAGAAGAGTTCGCCGTACCGGACGGGTTCGGCCTGGCCGCGCACTGGAACAGTTATCTGGCCGACTTCCGAGTCCGGCTCCACACCGGGGAGGCCCTGGTACGGCTCACCCCGGAGGGCGCCCGCCGCCTCGGCGTGACGCCCAAGGGTCACGGATGGACGCAGACCCGGGTGCCCATCGAATCGATCGACCACGCCCACGGAGAGTTCCTGCGGCTGGGCACCGACGTCGAGGTCATTGAACCGGCCGAACTCCGCGACCGCATCGCCGAGACGGTACGGACCTTGGCCACCCGCTACGAGGGATGA
- a CDS encoding NIPSNAP family protein codes for MSIVELRQYTLHPGTRETLIELFEREFVTGQQAVGITVGGRFRDLDDPDRFVWLRAFPDMTHRRRSLEAFYTGPVWREHRDAANATMIDSDDVLLLRGPGFASEPGTRGVVASVCRPSGAAAFDAYAARHLVPGHALHRTEHAENDYPQLPVRTGEDLRVWFGPAEPPPWPPRLLRLEPVTT; via the coding sequence ATGAGCATCGTCGAACTCCGGCAGTACACGCTGCATCCCGGCACCCGGGAGACGCTGATCGAGCTGTTCGAGCGCGAGTTCGTGACCGGCCAGCAGGCGGTCGGCATCACCGTCGGCGGCCGGTTCCGTGACCTTGACGACCCCGACCGCTTCGTCTGGCTACGCGCGTTCCCCGACATGACGCACCGCCGGCGCTCGCTGGAGGCGTTCTACACCGGCCCGGTCTGGCGGGAGCACCGCGACGCGGCCAACGCCACCATGATCGACAGCGACGACGTCCTGCTGCTGCGCGGCCCGGGCTTCGCATCGGAGCCGGGCACCCGCGGGGTGGTCGCGTCCGTCTGCCGGCCGTCCGGCGCGGCTGCCTTCGACGCGTACGCCGCCCGGCACCTGGTACCGGGTCATGCGCTGCACCGCACCGAGCACGCCGAAAACGACTACCCCCAACTGCCCGTCCGCACGGGGGAGGACCTCCGGGTCTGGTTCGGCCCGGCCGAGCCACCACCCTGGCCGCCCCGGCTGCTACGGCTGGAACCCGTGACGACGTAG
- a CDS encoding nuclease-related domain-containing protein codes for MTRLRVTPARRQGRDRLYVSLPDGRNVAWYDRDSGRVSLVSERHRADVLSALAPYLTGDVSIGPPPVPTSADLARLSLHPDDDLAPNRPGEGLLVELDSLPAGAARRFRQDPRRVQLAAQQLLGEALDRLEGAGWRILHSVPLPGADRIDHLAVGPGGLLAVHTLAARRLKVRIADPMVRAGRGGPEPVLRLTRRRAERATLALAAAVRPVLAVVGSARLDALPAPPDIRIIRDDEVPALAGLGGVLKPADIEALYATARDRRTWLRV; via the coding sequence ATGACGAGACTTCGCGTGACACCCGCACGCAGGCAGGGCCGGGACCGGCTGTATGTCAGCCTCCCGGACGGCCGCAACGTCGCCTGGTACGACAGGGACAGCGGCCGGGTCAGCCTGGTTTCCGAGCGTCACCGCGCCGATGTGCTCTCCGCCCTCGCCCCCTACCTGACCGGCGACGTCAGCATCGGACCGCCGCCCGTCCCCACCTCCGCCGACCTCGCCCGGCTGTCCCTTCACCCCGACGACGACCTGGCCCCCAACCGGCCCGGCGAAGGGCTCCTGGTGGAGCTCGACTCGCTGCCCGCGGGCGCCGCCCGCCGCTTCCGGCAGGACCCGCGCCGCGTCCAGCTCGCCGCCCAGCAGCTGCTCGGCGAAGCGCTCGACCGGCTGGAGGGCGCGGGCTGGCGGATCCTGCACTCGGTGCCGCTTCCGGGCGCCGACCGCATCGACCATCTGGCCGTCGGCCCGGGCGGGCTGCTCGCCGTGCACACCCTGGCGGCCCGCCGGCTGAAGGTGCGTATCGCCGACCCGATGGTGCGGGCCGGGCGCGGCGGGCCGGAGCCGGTGCTGCGGCTGACCCGCCGCCGGGCCGAGCGCGCCACTCTCGCGCTGGCGGCGGCGGTGCGCCCGGTGCTGGCCGTGGTCGGGTCGGCACGGCTCGACGCGCTGCCCGCGCCGCCCGACATACGGATCATCCGTGACGACGAAGTGCCCGCGCTGGCCGGACTCGGCGGCGTCCTCAAGCCGGCGGACATCGAGGCGCTGTACGCGACGGCACGGGACCGCCGCACCTGGCTGCGGGTCTGA
- a CDS encoding DUF4440 domain-containing protein, which produces MALLPDTGYTPTAEELASIQDWFAAYDAHSARREVESMADLAVFPLNLVSDHSAGNGASAQWDRRQFIETMTQVMGDGSDDIAFESTRTPVFLSPAIAVVFTDSTMTVDGHTQQLRYADVLIRRDGQWAFQTMLQSGWGDNLR; this is translated from the coding sequence GTGGCCCTTCTGCCCGACACCGGATACACCCCCACCGCCGAGGAGCTCGCGAGCATCCAGGACTGGTTCGCGGCCTACGACGCGCACAGCGCCAGGCGCGAGGTCGAGAGCATGGCGGACCTCGCCGTCTTCCCGCTCAACCTGGTCAGCGACCACTCGGCGGGCAACGGCGCCTCTGCCCAGTGGGACCGACGGCAGTTCATCGAGACGATGACCCAGGTGATGGGCGACGGCAGCGACGACATCGCCTTCGAGTCGACGCGAACGCCCGTCTTCCTCTCCCCCGCGATCGCCGTCGTCTTCACCGATTCGACGATGACCGTGGACGGCCACACACAGCAGTTGCGCTACGCCGACGTTCTGATCAGGCGCGACGGACAGTGGGCGTTCCAGACCATGCTCCAGAGCGGCTGGGGCGACAACCTCCGCTGA
- the cobM gene encoding precorrin-4 C(11)-methyltransferase — protein MTVYFIGAGPGAADLITVRGARTLASCQVCLYAGSLVPRELLAECPPDARLVDTAQLNLDEITAQLIRSHEAGHDVARLHSGDPSVFSAVAEQMRRLDAAGVPYEVVPGVPAFAAAAAALKRELTVPTVGQTVILTRIANRATAMPEGEDLATLGRSGALIVLHLAARYVDRVVEELEPHYGSDCPAAVVAMASRPDELILRGTLADIADQVKSAGVLRTAVIMVGRTLGASQFRDSHLYSRDRERHEPCAPVPGAPVA, from the coding sequence ATGACCGTGTACTTCATCGGCGCCGGCCCCGGTGCCGCCGACCTGATCACGGTGCGCGGCGCCCGTACGCTCGCCTCCTGCCAGGTCTGCCTGTACGCGGGCAGCCTCGTTCCGCGTGAACTCCTCGCCGAATGCCCGCCGGACGCGCGCCTGGTGGACACGGCACAGCTCAACCTGGACGAGATCACGGCCCAGTTGATCCGCTCCCACGAGGCGGGTCACGACGTGGCCCGGCTGCACTCCGGCGACCCGTCCGTCTTCAGCGCCGTCGCCGAACAGATGCGGCGCCTGGACGCCGCGGGCGTGCCGTACGAGGTCGTGCCGGGCGTTCCGGCCTTCGCCGCGGCCGCGGCCGCTCTGAAGCGGGAGCTGACCGTCCCGACCGTCGGCCAGACCGTCATCCTCACCCGGATCGCCAACCGCGCGACGGCCATGCCCGAGGGCGAGGACCTGGCGACGCTCGGCCGCAGCGGCGCGCTGATCGTGCTGCACCTGGCCGCGCGGTACGTGGACCGCGTGGTCGAGGAGCTGGAGCCGCACTACGGCTCCGACTGCCCCGCGGCGGTGGTCGCGATGGCGAGCCGCCCCGACGAACTGATCCTGCGCGGAACGCTCGCGGACATCGCGGACCAGGTGAAGTCGGCGGGGGTCCTGCGCACGGCGGTGATCATGGTGGGACGGACGCTGGGGGCGTCGCAGTTCCGCGACAGCCATTTGTACTCGCGTGACCGTGAGAGGCACGAGCCGTGCGCGCCGGTACCGGGGGCACCCGTGGCGTGA
- the cbiE gene encoding precorrin-6y C5,15-methyltransferase (decarboxylating) subunit CbiE yields MSPASPTAPAVTVVGIGADGWDGLPATSQRALLDADVVIGGPRHLELLPPACTGERVAWPSPLRPAVPGLLAAHTGRRVAVLASGDPMYYGIGRALTDVLGPGVPHVLPHPSSVSYACARLGWPLEDTEVVTLVGRPTAQLGAALHDGRRLLVLSAGAATPGEVAAFLREQGFGPSRMRVLEQLGGEREDQAEGTAGTWDRPPGDPLNVIAVECRRAPGSLRLGAVPGLPDDAYEHDGQLTKRHVRAATLGALAPAPGELLWDVGGGSGSIAVEWMRTHRSCRAVTVERDAARAVRIALNAERLGVPGLRVVTGAAPEALAQLPAPDAVFVGGGLTVPGLLDACWEALPAGGRLVANTVTLESEALLADRYRRHGGELVRLAVAHAVPVGGFTGWRQAMPVTQWSVTKTGDQR; encoded by the coding sequence GTGAGTCCCGCTTCCCCCACCGCACCGGCCGTCACCGTCGTCGGGATCGGAGCCGACGGCTGGGACGGACTCCCCGCCACCTCGCAGCGCGCCCTGCTGGACGCCGACGTCGTGATCGGCGGACCGCGGCATCTGGAACTCCTGCCCCCCGCCTGCACGGGCGAGCGGGTGGCCTGGCCGTCGCCGCTGCGGCCCGCCGTGCCCGGGCTGCTCGCGGCCCACACCGGGCGCCGCGTCGCGGTGCTCGCGAGCGGCGATCCCATGTACTACGGCATCGGCCGGGCACTCACCGACGTACTCGGCCCCGGCGTCCCGCATGTCCTGCCGCACCCCTCGTCGGTGTCGTACGCCTGCGCCCGCCTCGGCTGGCCGCTGGAGGACACCGAGGTCGTCACGCTGGTGGGAAGGCCCACCGCTCAGCTCGGCGCGGCCCTGCACGACGGGCGGCGGCTGCTCGTCCTCAGCGCGGGAGCAGCGACCCCGGGCGAGGTCGCCGCCTTCCTGCGCGAGCAGGGTTTCGGGCCGAGCCGGATGCGGGTCCTCGAACAGCTCGGCGGGGAGCGCGAAGACCAGGCCGAGGGCACGGCCGGGACATGGGACCGCCCGCCCGGCGACCCGCTGAACGTCATCGCCGTCGAGTGCCGCCGCGCGCCCGGCAGTCTGCGCCTCGGCGCCGTACCGGGCCTTCCGGACGACGCGTACGAACACGACGGCCAGCTCACCAAACGCCATGTGCGCGCCGCGACCCTCGGCGCGCTCGCGCCAGCGCCCGGCGAGCTGCTGTGGGACGTCGGCGGCGGCTCCGGCTCCATCGCGGTGGAGTGGATGCGTACGCACCGGTCGTGCCGGGCCGTCACCGTCGAACGCGACGCGGCGCGCGCCGTCCGCATCGCCCTCAACGCCGAGCGGCTCGGTGTGCCCGGCCTGCGCGTGGTCACCGGCGCCGCACCCGAGGCGCTCGCTCAACTCCCCGCACCGGACGCCGTGTTCGTCGGCGGCGGGCTGACCGTGCCCGGCCTGCTCGACGCGTGCTGGGAGGCGCTGCCCGCGGGCGGCCGCCTCGTCGCCAACACCGTCACCCTGGAGTCCGAGGCGCTGCTCGCCGACCGGTACCGCCGCCACGGCGGCGAGCTGGTACGCCTCGCGGTGGCGCATGCCGTCCCCGTGGGCGGCTTCACCGGCTGGCGGCAGGCGATGCCGGTCACCCAGTGGTCCGTCACCAAAACAGGAGATCAACGATGA
- a CDS encoding DUF2867 domain-containing protein, translating into MRTVRNVHERHIAAPAEVVGALLDRVSSPDDPLSPSPVWPPIRFDRPLGVGADGGHGFVRYSVGAYDPGRSIRFDFAPPSNGFHTLSTQPLDSGGCRVSHVLEQQQGLKSWLLWTLVIRPLHDTMIEELFDNIERAATPGTLTRPYRWSRRARLMHRLVTARPKATAVPAGAELANRAFATPDFADACAIPLAPGMPRDPHAWRDVLPFEIQATAPNELLLGEDAGHLDFRASVLIADDTVTLTTVVRTHNWRGRLYFAVIRRFHPPIARRMLRRAYRRLVFAAPVAPLRAQTPAQ; encoded by the coding sequence ATGCGCACAGTGCGGAACGTTCACGAACGACACATCGCGGCGCCGGCGGAAGTGGTCGGCGCTCTGCTCGACCGCGTCTCGTCCCCGGACGACCCGCTCAGCCCCAGCCCCGTCTGGCCGCCCATCCGTTTCGATCGTCCCCTGGGCGTCGGCGCCGACGGCGGCCACGGCTTCGTCCGCTACTCGGTCGGCGCGTACGACCCCGGCCGCAGCATCCGCTTCGACTTCGCCCCGCCCTCCAACGGCTTCCACACCCTCTCGACTCAGCCGCTGGACTCGGGCGGCTGCCGGGTCAGCCATGTCCTCGAACAGCAACAGGGCCTCAAGTCCTGGCTGCTGTGGACACTGGTGATCCGCCCCCTGCACGACACCATGATCGAAGAGCTCTTCGACAACATCGAGCGCGCCGCCACCCCCGGCACCCTCACCCGGCCCTACCGCTGGTCCCGCCGGGCCCGCCTCATGCACCGCCTCGTCACGGCCCGGCCGAAGGCGACAGCAGTTCCGGCCGGAGCCGAACTGGCCAACCGGGCCTTCGCCACACCGGACTTCGCGGACGCGTGCGCGATCCCCCTGGCGCCGGGAATGCCGCGCGACCCGCACGCCTGGCGCGATGTCCTCCCGTTCGAGATCCAGGCGACTGCCCCCAACGAGCTGCTGCTCGGCGAGGACGCCGGCCACCTCGACTTCCGCGCCTCGGTCCTGATAGCCGACGACACGGTCACACTCACCACCGTCGTCAGGACCCACAACTGGCGCGGCAGGCTCTACTTCGCGGTGATCCGCCGCTTCCACCCGCCCATCGCCCGCCGGATGCTCCGCCGCGCCTACCGCCGCCTTGTCTTCGCGGCGCCTGTGGCCCCGCTACGTGCGCAAACGCCCGCCCAGTAG
- a CDS encoding HEAT repeat domain-containing protein: MFGGIHEVDWAALGHAYGPADDVPEMLYGLASADPDDRETALDGMYGAVHHQGDVYDSTLACIPFLLELVANPAVQDRGGIVELLTSIGGIDLGDDELDPEDEEFEYAANYAMAASAVTAGAEVFLALLDADDRGLRLAAPLALATLHSDPELALTLLRERLGAEPDEEVRFACVEAGGRIALRHQRLAPEVVQWLLGLTRVPSGPGLRLAALAQLARCAPDALPADVVPGVTGLLRELRAEPVAASPVAEPVPERPPAPTLLGRLREAHEAGTAGRGAPWTTDLLRTLHSGLGDRVDDRIALLVDQLCSPDWGQRIDAVRLSSGLLGTWRGAYGELVGLIGEQLADPEKRLADAAADTLGGLFALAAPAADALADRVRADPQGWVRHWQSGPPSLGSALTALARAGDRRAVPVLARTLELPEPPHDLGHALAHLGEAAAPLAPALRRRLGETELDERLIDRAGPLLYGLTALRAAEAAPEVLRLLRGAPDHRREWIVESALGALTAFGPAAADAIPDLRALLRSVGVGSGFSASLAARTAGALWAVEGDAGAVLPVLCAALSEADFGGRRSAATALGALGPAAERAAPALRELLQASEPWLRVDAAIALWRVTDDPGRAWPVLVKSWEQLPGARAAIAECLTDLWVEGAGRILREELTSVRRHNAMDGGYGSHDIFTDEKLLALCRRALTRERPKE; this comes from the coding sequence GTGTTCGGGGGGATCCACGAGGTCGACTGGGCAGCACTGGGGCACGCCTACGGTCCGGCGGACGATGTGCCGGAGATGCTGTACGGACTGGCCTCGGCGGACCCGGACGACCGCGAGACGGCGCTCGACGGCATGTACGGAGCGGTGCATCACCAGGGCGATGTGTACGACTCGACACTCGCCTGCATTCCCTTCCTCCTCGAACTCGTGGCGAATCCGGCGGTCCAGGACCGCGGCGGCATCGTCGAGTTGCTGACCAGCATCGGCGGGATCGATCTGGGCGACGACGAGCTGGACCCGGAGGACGAGGAGTTCGAGTACGCCGCCAACTACGCGATGGCCGCGTCCGCCGTGACCGCCGGCGCCGAGGTGTTCCTGGCGCTGCTCGACGCCGATGACCGCGGACTGCGGCTCGCCGCCCCCCTCGCCCTCGCGACCCTGCACAGCGATCCCGAGCTGGCGCTCACCCTGCTGCGGGAGCGGCTCGGCGCGGAGCCGGACGAGGAGGTGCGCTTCGCCTGTGTCGAGGCAGGCGGCCGGATAGCGCTGCGGCACCAGCGGCTCGCGCCCGAAGTGGTGCAGTGGCTCCTGGGGCTGACCCGGGTGCCGTCCGGCCCGGGGCTGCGGCTTGCCGCGCTCGCGCAGCTCGCCCGCTGCGCGCCGGACGCTCTGCCGGCCGATGTGGTGCCGGGGGTGACGGGGCTGCTGCGCGAACTGCGCGCCGAGCCGGTGGCCGCGTCCCCGGTCGCGGAGCCCGTTCCCGAACGGCCGCCCGCACCGACCCTGCTGGGGCGACTGCGTGAGGCGCACGAGGCGGGCACGGCGGGCCGTGGCGCGCCCTGGACCACGGATCTGCTGCGGACGCTGCACTCCGGTCTCGGCGATCGTGTGGACGACCGGATCGCCCTGCTCGTCGACCAGTTGTGCAGCCCCGACTGGGGGCAGCGGATCGATGCCGTACGGCTGAGCAGCGGGCTGCTCGGGACCTGGCGCGGCGCCTACGGAGAGCTGGTCGGATTGATCGGTGAGCAGCTCGCCGACCCGGAGAAACGGCTGGCCGACGCAGCCGCCGACACCCTCGGGGGGCTGTTCGCGCTGGCCGCGCCCGCCGCCGACGCGCTGGCCGACCGGGTGAGAGCCGACCCCCAGGGCTGGGTGCGTCACTGGCAGAGCGGGCCACCGTCCCTCGGCAGCGCGCTCACGGCACTGGCGCGGGCGGGCGACCGGCGAGCCGTGCCGGTGCTGGCGCGGACGCTGGAGCTTCCCGAGCCGCCGCACGACCTGGGCCATGCGCTGGCCCATCTGGGCGAGGCGGCCGCGCCGCTGGCACCGGCACTCCGCCGCCGGCTCGGCGAGACCGAGCTGGACGAGCGGCTCATCGACCGGGCCGGACCGCTGCTGTACGGGCTGACTGCCCTGCGAGCTGCCGAGGCGGCGCCCGAGGTGCTGCGGCTGCTGCGGGGGGCGCCCGATCACCGCAGGGAGTGGATCGTCGAATCGGCGCTGGGGGCGCTGACCGCTTTCGGGCCCGCGGCGGCGGACGCGATACCGGACCTGCGGGCGCTGCTGCGCTCGGTCGGTGTCGGCTCGGGATTCTCGGCGTCGCTCGCGGCGAGGACCGCGGGCGCGTTGTGGGCGGTCGAGGGTGATGCCGGGGCCGTACTGCCCGTGCTGTGTGCCGCGCTGTCCGAAGCGGACTTCGGCGGACGGCGCTCGGCGGCCACGGCGCTCGGCGCACTGGGCCCGGCGGCCGAGCGGGCCGCGCCTGCCCTGCGTGAACTGCTGCAGGCGTCCGAGCCGTGGCTGCGGGTGGACGCGGCGATCGCGCTCTGGCGGGTGACGGACGATCCCGGGCGGGCATGGCCGGTACTGGTGAAGTCCTGGGAGCAACTGCCCGGCGCCCGGGCCGCGATCGCCGAGTGCCTGACCGACCTGTGGGTCGAGGGGGCGGGGCGGATTCTGCGCGAGGAGCTCACCTCCGTACGACGTCACAATGCGATGGACGGCGGCTACGGCAGTCATGACATCTTTACCGACGAGAAGCTGCTGGCCCTGTGCCGGCGGGCGTTGACGAGGGAGAGACCAAAAGAATGA
- a CDS encoding Ku protein, which translates to MRSIWNGAISFGLVSIPVKLMNATENHSISFRQIHTEDGGRIRYRKVCELEEKEVPASEIGKGFEDADGSLIPITDEDLAVLPLPTAKTIEIVAFVPASSIDPLQMDAAYYLSANGVPATKPYTLLREALKRSQKVALAKFALRGRERLGMLRVVDEVIAMHGLLWPDEIRGPEGVAPQTEVTVREAELDLADALMNTLGEVELSSLHDDYRAAMEQLIAAKVEGGVLPEAAPDEGEGKVIDLMAALEGSVRAAQEARGEAGGAGEKVAGVTPIKGRNRAASAPKAAGAKKSTSAAAKKTAAKKATSAKSAKSAATKKSATKKTAAAQKTAAAQKTAAAKKSAPKKATPRKRTSA; encoded by the coding sequence GTGCGATCCATCTGGAACGGTGCGATCTCCTTCGGCCTGGTCAGCATCCCGGTCAAGCTCATGAACGCGACCGAGAACCACTCCATCTCCTTCCGCCAGATCCACACCGAAGACGGCGGCCGGATCCGCTACCGCAAGGTCTGCGAGCTGGAGGAGAAGGAAGTGCCCGCCTCGGAGATCGGCAAGGGATTCGAGGACGCGGACGGATCGCTCATCCCGATCACGGACGAGGACCTGGCGGTCCTCCCGCTGCCCACGGCGAAGACGATCGAGATCGTCGCGTTCGTGCCCGCGTCCTCGATCGACCCGCTTCAGATGGACGCCGCGTACTACCTGTCGGCGAACGGTGTCCCCGCCACGAAGCCGTACACGCTGCTGCGGGAGGCGCTCAAGCGCAGCCAGAAGGTCGCCCTCGCGAAATTCGCCCTGCGCGGGCGTGAGCGGCTTGGCATGCTGCGCGTCGTCGACGAAGTGATCGCCATGCACGGACTGCTCTGGCCGGACGAGATCCGCGGGCCGGAGGGCGTGGCCCCGCAGACCGAGGTGACGGTCCGGGAGGCCGAACTCGACCTGGCCGACGCCCTGATGAACACGCTCGGCGAGGTCGAACTGTCGTCGCTGCACGACGACTACCGCGCGGCGATGGAACAGCTGATCGCCGCGAAGGTGGAGGGCGGGGTGCTGCCCGAGGCGGCCCCGGACGAGGGCGAAGGGAAGGTCATCGACCTGATGGCGGCGCTGGAGGGCAGCGTACGGGCGGCGCAGGAGGCGCGCGGGGAGGCCGGCGGGGCCGGCGAGAAGGTCGCGGGGGTGACGCCGATCAAGGGCCGCAACCGGGCGGCGAGCGCGCCCAAGGCGGCGGGTGCGAAGAAGTCGACGTCGGCAGCGGCGAAGAAAACGGCCGCAAAGAAGGCGACGAGCGCGAAGTCGGCGAAGTCCGCGGCGACGAAGAAGTCCGCGACGAAGAAGACGGCGGCGGCGCAGAAGACGGCAGCGGCGCAGAAGACGGCAGCGGCGAAGAAGTCCGCGCCGAAGAAGGCGACCCCGAGGAAGCGCACCTCGGCCTGA
- a CDS encoding ATP-dependent DNA ligase: protein MSVPRPPLKVALAQSVSVLPRGHGLAYEPKFDGHRMVIFKVGGTVLLQARSGRIVTASFPDLADAARRLPEGTVLDGEVVVWKEGRTDFASVQKRAAATAGRAPALAHRLPASYAAFDLLAEGGEDLRPSAYEKRRARLVALLGPLGPPLQPVPMTLDADEAATWFETLPAIGVEGLVVKRLDQTYRGGTRAWRKLRHTSARDAAVVGFTGPRTRPTALVLVLPDDDTPVVSSPLSPALRAQATAAFTTPAGAHTGTATAVGVGEVEYRRVETGLTAEVEQGTTRHAVTTVLRLRLPTDKN from the coding sequence ATGAGCGTGCCGCGCCCGCCGCTGAAGGTCGCGCTCGCCCAATCGGTGAGCGTGCTGCCGCGCGGGCACGGCCTGGCGTACGAGCCGAAGTTCGACGGCCACCGGATGGTGATCTTCAAGGTCGGTGGCACGGTGCTGCTGCAGGCCCGTTCGGGGCGGATCGTCACGGCCTCGTTCCCCGATCTCGCGGACGCGGCACGGCGGTTGCCCGAGGGCACGGTGCTGGACGGCGAGGTGGTGGTGTGGAAGGAGGGCCGTACCGACTTCGCCTCCGTACAGAAGCGCGCAGCCGCCACGGCGGGGCGCGCGCCCGCGCTCGCACACCGGTTGCCCGCGTCGTACGCGGCCTTCGATCTGCTGGCCGAGGGGGGCGAGGACCTGCGGCCGTCGGCGTACGAGAAGAGGCGCGCGCGGCTGGTCGCGCTGCTCGGCCCGCTCGGGCCGCCGCTCCAGCCCGTACCGATGACGCTGGATGCCGACGAGGCGGCGACCTGGTTCGAGACGCTGCCCGCGATCGGCGTCGAGGGTCTGGTGGTCAAGCGGCTGGACCAGACGTACAGGGGCGGCACGCGCGCGTGGCGCAAACTTCGGCACACCTCGGCGCGCGATGCGGCGGTCGTCGGCTTCACAGGGCCCCGGACGCGGCCCACCGCGCTGGTCCTCGTACTGCCGGACGACGACACCCCCGTCGTGTCCAGTCCGCTGAGCCCGGCACTGCGGGCGCAGGCCACGGCCGCGTTCACCACGCCGGCCGGCGCACACACTGGCACCGCGACGGCGGTCGGGGTGGGCGAGGTCGAATACCGGAGGGTGGAGACGGGGCTGACGGCGGAGGTGGAGCAGGGCACGACGCGGCACGCGGTCACCACGGTGCTGCGCCTGCGGCTGCCCACGGATAAGAATTAA
- the ligD gene encoding non-homologous end-joining DNA ligase, with translation MTPITEVEGRRLALTNLEKVLHPATGTTKGEIVHYYATTAGAILAHLHNRPLSFLRYPDGPDGQLFFTKNPPPGTPSWVRTVEVPRSEDKHAHQVVVDDLASLIWAANLVVEFHTPQWQADEPGIADRMVFDLDPGAPATIVECCAVALWLRERLAADGLLAYAKTSGSKGLHVLVPLEPTPSEKVSAYAKSLAVEGEAELPGLILHRMTRSLRPGKVFVDHSQNSAKKTTATPYTLRARSEPTVSAPVTWEEVEAHQNLVFRIGDIGPRLERYGDLLGPLINLNRARPLP, from the coding sequence ATGACGCCGATCACCGAGGTGGAGGGGCGGCGCCTCGCGCTCACCAACCTGGAGAAGGTCCTCCACCCTGCCACCGGGACCACCAAGGGCGAGATCGTCCACTACTACGCCACCACGGCCGGTGCGATCCTCGCCCATCTCCACAACCGGCCGCTGTCCTTCCTCCGGTATCCGGACGGCCCGGACGGCCAGCTCTTCTTCACCAAGAATCCGCCGCCCGGTACGCCGTCCTGGGTACGGACGGTCGAGGTGCCGCGCTCCGAGGACAAGCACGCGCACCAGGTCGTCGTCGACGATCTGGCGTCGCTGATCTGGGCGGCGAACCTGGTGGTGGAGTTCCATACGCCCCAGTGGCAGGCGGACGAGCCGGGGATCGCCGACCGCATGGTCTTCGATCTGGACCCGGGCGCCCCGGCGACGATCGTCGAGTGCTGCGCCGTGGCGCTCTGGCTGCGGGAGCGGCTGGCGGCCGACGGTCTGCTCGCGTACGCCAAGACCTCGGGCTCCAAGGGGCTGCATGTCCTCGTACCGCTGGAGCCGACCCCCTCGGAAAAGGTCTCGGCGTACGCGAAGAGCCTGGCGGTCGAGGGCGAGGCCGAGTTGCCCGGGCTGATCCTGCACCGGATGACGCGCTCCCTGCGGCCCGGCAAGGTCTTCGTGGACCACAGCCAGAACTCCGCCAAGAAGACCACCGCGACCCCCTACACGCTCCGCGCCCGCTCCGAGCCGACCGTGTCGGCGCCCGTCACCTGGGAGGAGGTCGAGGCACACCAGAACCTCGTCTTCCGGATCGGCGACATCGGGCCACGGCTGGAGCGGTACGGGGATCTGCTCGGCCCGCTCATCAATCTCAACCGCGCCAGGCCCCTGCCATGA